A single Lentisphaera araneosa HTCC2155 DNA region contains:
- a CDS encoding AtpZ/AtpI family protein, which produces MNEQKNNNRPPSWMSTSSLGLELAIVLGLGVWAGNKADQKYGCEPLGVLLGVFFGFIYGSYSFWKLLKMNTTTKKKKDKKDSDASS; this is translated from the coding sequence ATGAATGAACAAAAAAACAATAATCGACCCCCTTCGTGGATGAGCACTAGCAGCCTGGGTCTTGAACTCGCAATCGTCCTCGGACTGGGAGTTTGGGCAGGAAATAAAGCTGATCAGAAGTACGGATGTGAACCACTGGGAGTTTTGCTTGGAGTTTTTTTCGGATTTATATACGGATCGTATTCCTTTTGGAAGTTACTCAAAATGAATACAACAACGAAAAAGAAGAAGGATAAAAAAGACAGTGATGCAAGCTCTTAG
- a CDS encoding DUF4404 family protein — MNETLEKLEQEIQNAELDSSKKLELEALVAKLKAEQESEKEGLVNDITKMIEDFESSHPQVTGLLSRVSNFLSNSGI, encoded by the coding sequence ATGAATGAGACTTTAGAAAAGTTAGAACAAGAAATCCAGAATGCGGAACTCGATAGTTCGAAGAAGCTTGAATTGGAGGCGTTGGTTGCAAAACTCAAGGCTGAACAAGAGTCAGAAAAAGAGGGTTTAGTTAATGATATAACAAAAATGATCGAAGATTTCGAATCATCGCACCCACAAGTCACGGGCTTGTTGTCGCGCGTTTCAAACTTTCTTTCTAATAGTGGGATCTAA